Proteins encoded in a region of the Halostella limicola genome:
- a CDS encoding PPC domain-containing protein → MTIENERRRRILQAGAAAFVSGLAGCSSYLEDDGGALSSGNGTTGTETIEREEIELPVEGEAEWIGYGETASSRVTESAPSDPAYDGRYEPWTFTGREGDVVTVTMESDPGDPYLYLLDEDGTVLEENDDGGSSELDAQIAGYELPEDGTYVVLAASYGDEVDFPYELGVREGVEGEKIDLRSIEVGETATGKVDVEDPDQFEDYEGFHEPVSFEVASDQAVTIEMSSDEADPVFGVADSTGAVVASDDDGGDGLDSRLVAFPASADEEYTIVATSYGGSVGFEYELSVQEADASDGRDLRSIEIGETATGEIDHGDPESDRFNGYFEPVSLRADGGETVSIEMTAADGDTYLYLLDPAGSVIAQDDDGAGSLNSRIEYAELSDAGEYTVVAGGFQTNGFFEYELSVQEAQVDGRTDLRSIEIGETATGEIDPADPESDRFNGYFEPVSLRADGGETVSIEMTAADGDTYLYLLDPAGSVIAQDDDGGSGLNSRIEYAELADAGEYTVIAGGFRSDGFFEYELSVQEAQGSGGGGADLRSIRIGETASGEIDRDDPRSDRFNGYFEPVSLRADGGETVTIEMNSADGDTYLYLLGPDGNVIAENDDYGGSLNSQISGVTLDDGGEYFIIAGGFRTNGFFEYELSVAEQ, encoded by the coding sequence ATGACGATAGAAAACGAACGGCGACGCCGGATCCTCCAAGCCGGCGCGGCCGCGTTCGTTAGTGGACTCGCGGGCTGTTCGAGCTACCTCGAAGACGACGGAGGAGCGCTGTCGTCCGGGAACGGCACGACGGGAACCGAGACGATCGAGCGAGAGGAGATCGAACTGCCGGTCGAGGGGGAGGCCGAGTGGATCGGCTACGGCGAGACCGCGAGCAGCCGGGTCACGGAGTCAGCCCCGAGTGACCCCGCGTACGACGGCCGCTACGAGCCGTGGACGTTCACCGGTCGCGAGGGCGACGTCGTCACCGTGACGATGGAGTCGGACCCGGGCGACCCGTACCTCTATCTGCTGGACGAGGACGGGACCGTCCTCGAAGAGAACGACGACGGCGGTTCCAGCGAACTCGATGCCCAGATCGCGGGGTACGAACTCCCCGAGGACGGCACGTACGTCGTGCTGGCCGCGAGCTACGGCGACGAGGTGGACTTCCCCTACGAACTCGGCGTCCGCGAGGGCGTCGAGGGCGAGAAGATCGACCTCCGATCGATCGAGGTCGGGGAGACGGCGACGGGGAAAGTCGACGTCGAGGACCCCGACCAGTTCGAGGACTACGAGGGGTTCCACGAGCCCGTCTCGTTCGAAGTGGCGTCCGACCAGGCGGTCACCATCGAGATGTCGTCCGACGAGGCGGACCCCGTCTTCGGGGTCGCGGACTCGACCGGGGCCGTCGTCGCCTCCGACGACGACGGCGGTGACGGCCTCGACTCGCGGCTCGTGGCGTTCCCCGCCTCCGCCGACGAGGAGTACACCATCGTCGCGACCAGCTACGGCGGCTCGGTCGGCTTCGAGTACGAACTCAGCGTCCAAGAGGCGGACGCGTCCGACGGTCGCGACCTCCGGTCTATCGAGATCGGCGAGACCGCCACCGGCGAGATCGACCACGGCGACCCGGAGAGCGACCGGTTCAACGGGTACTTCGAGCCGGTGTCGCTCCGGGCCGACGGCGGCGAGACCGTCTCCATCGAGATGACCGCCGCGGACGGCGACACCTACCTCTACCTCCTCGACCCCGCCGGCAGCGTCATCGCTCAGGACGACGACGGCGCGGGCTCGCTGAACTCGCGGATCGAGTACGCCGAACTCTCCGACGCCGGCGAGTACACCGTGGTCGCCGGCGGGTTCCAGACGAACGGGTTCTTCGAGTACGAGCTCAGCGTCCAGGAGGCGCAGGTGGACGGGAGAACCGACCTCCGGTCGATCGAGATCGGCGAAACCGCTACCGGCGAGATAGACCCCGCGGATCCGGAGAGCGACCGGTTCAACGGGTACTTCGAGCCGGTGTCGCTCCGAGCCGACGGCGGCGAGACCGTCTCCATCGAGATGACCGCCGCGGACGGCGACACCTACCTCTACCTCCTCGACCCCGCCGGCAGCGTCATCGCTCAGGACGACGACGGCGGTAGCGGACTCAATTCGCGGATCGAGTACGCCGAACTCGCCGACGCCGGGGAGTACACCGTCATCGCCGGCGGGTTCCGGTCGGACGGCTTCTTCGAGTACGAGCTCAGCGTCCAGGAGGCGCAGGGGAGCGGGGGCGGAGGAGCCGACCTCCGGTCTATCCGGATCGGCGAGACCGCGAGCGGCGAGATCGACCGCGACGACCCGCGGAGCGACCGGTTCAACGGGTACTTCGAGCCGGTGTCGCTCCGGGCCGACGGTGGCGAGACCGTCACCATCGAGATGAACTCCGCGGACGGCGACACCTACCTCTATCTCCTCGGTCCCGACGGCAACGTCATCGCCGAGAACGACGACTACGGGGGCTCGCTGAACTCGCAGATAAGCGGGGTCACCCTCGACGACGGCGGGGAGTACTTCATCATCGCCGGCGGGTTCCGGACGAACGGCTTCTTCGAGTACGAACTCTCCGTCGCGGAGCAGTAA